Proteins encoded in a region of the Deinococcus depolymerans genome:
- a CDS encoding MFS transporter, protein MTAPILPAQPPAPGHPGEAARRALSVIFLINGALFATWAVNIPGIRDALNLSEAQIGAALLAVGLGSLCSMTLTGAWTARHGSHRVTRTAAVLCMLTLLPPFLAPGLPLLIAALTVLGAANGSMDVAMNAQGVTVEQRLGRPIMSRLHAYFSLGGVLGAALGTLLVGRVPMTAHALTVTVVTAAAALIAGRFLLPDLPSAPIPAAPRRVPISAAAALLGALCFLGMLSEGANYDWAALYFRDVLGSPGGQAGLGYAAFVTTMTLGRWFGDRLRARLGDETIVRGGALVTAAGLGLALLTRDPLPAAAGFALSGLGLSNVVPVMYGAAGHALGGRGIAQVASIGYGGFLLGPPAIGFIAAQVGLPAALGLALAGALLITLLGGRAFALIRR, encoded by the coding sequence ATGACCGCCCCCATCCTCCCTGCCCAGCCTCCGGCCCCCGGCCACCCCGGCGAGGCCGCCCGCCGCGCCCTGAGCGTGATCTTCCTGATCAACGGCGCACTGTTCGCCACCTGGGCCGTGAACATCCCCGGCATCCGCGACGCCCTGAATCTCAGCGAGGCGCAGATCGGCGCGGCCCTGCTGGCCGTGGGCCTGGGCAGCCTGTGCAGCATGACCCTGACCGGCGCGTGGACCGCCCGCCACGGCAGCCACCGCGTCACCCGCACCGCCGCCGTCCTGTGCATGCTGACCCTGCTGCCCCCCTTCCTGGCGCCCGGCCTGCCGCTGCTGATCGCCGCGCTGACCGTGCTGGGCGCCGCGAACGGCAGCATGGACGTCGCCATGAACGCGCAGGGCGTCACGGTCGAGCAGCGCCTGGGCCGACCCATCATGAGCCGCCTGCACGCCTACTTCAGTCTGGGCGGCGTGCTCGGCGCGGCCCTGGGAACCCTGCTGGTGGGCCGCGTCCCCATGACCGCCCACGCCCTGACCGTCACGGTCGTCACGGCGGCCGCCGCGCTGATCGCCGGGCGCTTCCTGCTGCCCGACCTCCCCTCTGCCCCCATCCCCGCCGCCCCGCGCCGCGTCCCGATCAGCGCCGCGGCCGCGCTGCTGGGCGCCCTGTGCTTCCTGGGCATGCTGTCCGAGGGCGCCAACTACGACTGGGCGGCCCTGTACTTCCGGGACGTCCTCGGCTCGCCCGGCGGGCAGGCCGGACTGGGCTACGCGGCGTTCGTCACCACCATGACGCTGGGCCGCTGGTTCGGTGACCGCCTCCGCGCCCGCCTGGGCGACGAGACCATCGTGCGCGGCGGGGCGCTCGTCACGGCCGCCGGTCTGGGCCTCGCCCTGCTGACCCGCGACCCGCTGCCCGCCGCCGCCGGGTTCGCGCTCTCGGGCCTGGGCCTCAGCAACGTCGTGCCGGTCATGTACGGCGCCGCCGGGCACGCCCTGGGGGGGCGCGGCATCGCGCAGGTCGCCAGCATCGGGTACGGCGGGTTCCTGCTCGGGCCGCCCGCCATCGGGTTCATTGCCGCGCAGGTGGGCCTGCCCGCCGCGCTGGGCCTCGCGCTGGCCGGCGCCCTGCTGATCACCCTGCTGGGCGGCCGGGCCTTCGCGCTGATCCGCCGCTGA
- a CDS encoding citrate synthase, which yields MTASLTTAQACEQLGVKPATLYAYVSRGLIRSVPGPSGTRQRRYDAGDVQALAGRQATRRDPQAGVQAAVQGSLDGLRAGGGGGVTPILDSALTRIEDGTLAYRGVDALGLADTATVEAVAALLWTGDPRTRPTLPLRARLNLSRHPRADTPLEALGYALTYAGAHDPDALDTRPESGPRQAARILTLLHATAERHARLPPAPDLPLHARLARTWGRPDGADLLRRALILLADHELNVSAFTARVTASGGASLAHCTLAALSALQGPRHGLGALHAHDLLRAALSGDARAALRDATRRAGHAPGFGHALYPHGDPRARALLNALSGQYPDHPVTRATDAVIRAHAGDTAEHLNVDLALAALTLVLGRPAGDAVTLFALARVTGWLAHALETRAGGQFIRPRARYVGPA from the coding sequence ATGACCGCCTCCCTCACCACGGCGCAGGCCTGCGAGCAGCTGGGCGTGAAACCCGCCACGCTGTACGCCTACGTCTCCCGCGGCCTGATCCGCAGCGTTCCCGGCCCGTCCGGCACCCGGCAGCGCCGCTACGACGCGGGCGACGTGCAGGCCCTCGCCGGGCGGCAGGCGACCCGCCGCGACCCGCAGGCCGGCGTGCAGGCGGCCGTGCAGGGCAGCCTCGACGGACTCCGCGCCGGGGGAGGCGGGGGCGTGACACCCATCCTCGACAGCGCCCTGACCCGCATCGAGGACGGCACGCTGGCCTACCGGGGCGTGGACGCGCTGGGCCTCGCCGACACCGCCACCGTCGAGGCGGTCGCCGCGCTGCTGTGGACCGGCGACCCCCGCACCCGGCCCACGCTGCCGCTGCGCGCCCGGCTGAACCTCAGCCGCCACCCGCGCGCCGACACGCCCCTGGAAGCGCTGGGGTACGCGCTGACGTACGCGGGCGCGCACGACCCGGACGCGCTCGACACCCGCCCCGAGAGTGGGCCCCGGCAGGCCGCGCGCATCCTGACGCTGCTGCACGCCACCGCCGAACGCCATGCCCGCCTGCCCCCCGCGCCGGACCTGCCGCTGCACGCCCGGCTGGCCCGCACCTGGGGCCGCCCGGACGGCGCGGACCTGCTGCGCCGCGCCCTGATCCTGCTCGCCGACCACGAACTGAACGTCAGCGCCTTCACCGCGCGCGTCACGGCCAGCGGCGGCGCCAGCCTCGCGCACTGCACGCTGGCCGCGCTGAGCGCCCTCCAGGGCCCCCGGCACGGCCTGGGCGCACTGCACGCCCACGATCTCCTGAGGGCCGCCCTGAGCGGCGACGCCCGCGCGGCCCTGCGGGACGCCACCCGCCGCGCCGGGCACGCACCGGGCTTCGGGCACGCCCTCTACCCGCACGGCGACCCACGCGCCCGCGCGCTGCTGAACGCCCTGAGCGGGCAGTACCCGGATCACCCCGTCACGCGGGCCACCGACGCCGTGATCCGCGCCCACGCCGGGGACACCGCCGAGCACCTCAACGTGGACCTGGCGCTGGCCGCGCTGACCCTCGTGCTGGGCCGCCCCGCCGGGGACGCCGTCACGCTGTTCGCGCTGGCCCGCGTGACGGGCTGGCTGGCCCACGCCCTGGAAACCCGCGCCGGGGGGCAGTTCATCCGCCCGCGCGCCCGCTACGTCGGCCCGGCCTGA